The following are encoded together in the Brassica napus cultivar Da-Ae chromosome A9, Da-Ae, whole genome shotgun sequence genome:
- the LOC106366585 gene encoding protein DETOXIFICATION 48: MCNLTPSSSSSLLSSPKEKNNFSKLETCDADHPHYSDYTDDGSRDLNRWPTFLEGLEEVKAIGRISGPTAMTGLLMYSRAMISMLFLGYLGELELAGGSLSIGFANITGYSVISGLSMGMEPICGQAYGAKQMKLLGLTLQRTVLLLLSCSVPISFSWLNMRQILLWCGQDEEISSVAQKFLLFAIPDLFLLSLLHPLRVYLRTQNITLPVTYSTAVSVLLHVPLNFLFVVKLEMGVAGVAIAMVLTNLNLVVLLSSFVYFTSVHSDTWVPLTVDSLKGWSSLLSLAIPTCVSVCLEWWWYEFMIILCGLLVNPRATVASMGILIQTTALVYVFPSSLSLGVSTRISNELGAKRPAKARVSMIISLFCATALGLMAMVFTVLVRHRWGRLFTTDVEILELTSIALPIVGLCELGNCPQTTGCGVLRGCARPTLGANINLGSFYFVGMPVAILLGFFFKLGFPGLWFGLLAAQATCASLMLFALLRTDWAVQAERAEELTSKTPGKTPPLLPIAKTKSRSPPDTDDMMRTMLV; encoded by the exons ATGTGTAATTTAAcaccatcttcttcctcttccttacTATCATCtcccaaagaaaaaaacaatttctcaAAACTCGAAACCTGTGATGCAGACCATCCCCATTATTCCGACTATACCGATGACGGTTCCCGAGACCTTAATAGATGGCCAACTTTTCTAGAG GGCTTAGAGGAAGTGAAAGCGATCGGAAGAATCTCAGGGCCGACGGCAATGACCGGACTTCTTATGTACTCAAGAGCAATGATATCGATGCTGTTCCTTGGCTACCTCGGCGAACTTGAGTTAGCTGGGGGATCTCTCTCCATCGGCTTTGCCAATATCACCGGCTACTCCGTCATCTCCGGCTTGTCCATGGGGATGGAGCCAATCTGCGGGCAAGCTTACGGTGCTAAACAAATGAAGCTTTTAGGACTAACCCTTCAAAGAAccgtcctcctcctcctctcgtGCTCGGTCCCCATCTCCTTCTCTTGGCTCAATATGAGGCAAATCCTCTTGTGGTGTGGCCAAGACGAAGAGATCTCTTCCGTTGCGCAAAAGTTCCTTCTCTTCGCCATCCCTGACCTCTTCCTCCTCTCTCTGCTTCACCCTCTTCGTGTTTACCTCCGAACACAGAACATTACATTGCCCGTGACTTACTCCACGGCCGTCTCCGTCCTCCTTCACGTTCCGTTGAACTTTCTTTTTGTGGTGAAGCTCGAGATGGGAGTGGCGGGAGTCGCTATTGCTATGGTCTTAACCAATCTCAACCTCGTAGTCCTCTTATCTTCTTTTGTATATTTCACAAGCGTGCATAGTGATACATGGGTCCCACTTACTGTGGACTCTCTTAAAGGTTGGTCGTCTTTGCTCTCGCTTGCAATACCCACTTGTGTATCCGTTTGTTTGGAATGGTGGTGGTACGAGTTCATGATCATTTTGTGTGGACTTTTGGTTAACCCAAGAGCCACCGTTGCCTCCATGGGAATCTTGATCCAAACAACAGCTTTAGTCTACGTCTTCCCATCCTCTCTCAGCCTCGGCGTATCCACAAGAATCAGCAACGAGCTTGGGGCTAAACGCCCGGCGAAGGCTCGTGTATCCATGATAATTTCCCTCTTCTGCGCGACCGCCTTAGGCCTAATGGCAATGGTGTTCACCGTGCTTGTTAGGCACCGATGGGGACGCTTGTTCACCACGGATGTAGAGATTCTTGAGCTGACTTCAATTGCATTGCCCATCGTGGGTTTATGTGAACTCGGCAACTGTCCTCAAACGACCGGTTGTGGTGTTTTGAGAGGCTGTGCAAGACCAACACTCGGTGCCAACATAAACTTGGGTTCGTTTTACTTTGTGGGCATGCCGGTGGCTATTCTCTTAGGGTTCTTTTTCAAACTAGGATTTCCAGGTCTCTGGTTTGGCTTGCTTGCGGCTCAAGCGACATGTGCTTCTCTCATGCTGTTTGCACTCTTGAGAACAGATTGGGCAGTCCAAGCAGAGAGGGCTGAAGAACTGACGTCAAAAACACCGGGAAAAACTCCTCCTCTCCTCCCAATCGCCAAGACTAAGAGCAGGTCTCCACCAGATACAGATGATATGATGAGAACCATGTTGGTTTAG